The DNA window GGTATGTTGCCGGGATGTCCCTCCGAACGTTCGGTCTTGCCCTCGCGCTCGCCCTGCCGGCGGCGCTCGGGATGGGTCCTGCGTCGCTGTCGCCAGGCGTCGCCGAAGCGTCCGTGTCCGTGGCCATCACCCTCGAAGAGCTCGTGGAGAGCTCCGCCTGCGTGGTGGTGGCGACGGCACACGAGCAACGAAGCCAGTGGGAGGAGCTGGGCGGCAAGCGCAGGATCGTGACGTACACGCGGCTCACGGTGGGGCAGCTGGTGACGGGGAAGCCCGCCAAGGAGCTGTGGGTGCGGACTCTGGGTGGCGTGGTGGACGGGGTGGGGCAGCTGGTGTCGGGTGAGGCGACCCTCGCGCCAGGGGCCGAATCCCTGGTGTTCCTGCACGAAATCAGCGGCGGGACGATGGTCGTGTCGGCCATGGCGCAGGGGCACTTTCCCGTGCAGAGAACACCGAACCAGCCTGCACGGCTCACGCCGAGCCAGGACACGGGGAAGGTGCTGGCGCGTACCGGCCCCTCGATCGCTGCACGTGAGCTGCTCGTAGGGCAGACGCTCGGTGACGCAGTGCAGGCCATTCAGCGCGTGCGGAGGGCGATCGATGAAAAGCGCTGAGTTCAGGCGCGCGTGGGTGCTGGGCAGTGCGCTCGTGGCCTTGCTCGCGTCGACCCGTGACGCCTCGGCCTACTGCAGGACGAGCGTGTGTGGCGACGTCGAGAATTACTACACGGGAGCGCGGTGTGATCCGCCCATGCCCGACGATTGTGGAACACCGATCGCCTGGCCGGAACCATGCATGGGCTTCTCGGTCCAGGCGGACGCTTCACGGCAGGTCTCCTACGAAGAGGCAGTGAACATCTTCGAGACCGCGTTCGACACATGGATGAACGCCGACTGTGGTGACGGGTTGCACCCTCGCCTGAACGTGAGCAACGCGGGCGCCGTGAGCTGCACGGAGCACGAGTTCAACCAGGGAAAGGGCCGGGGGAACGCGAACGCGATCCTCTTCCGAGATGACGGTTGGCCCCACGCGGGCGCGGCACACACGCTGGCGCTGACGCTGGTCACGTACAGCGTGGGGACGGCGAGGATCTATGACGCAGACATGGAGATCAACACCGCCATCCACACCTTCAGCACCGGTGACGACGACGTACAGTACGATCTCCTGAGCGTCGTGACCCACGAGACCGGCCACTTCCTGGGCCTGTCTCACTCGTTTTCGGATGTCGAGGCGACGATGGTGGCCCAATACCCGCAAGGCTCGATCGCGCTGCGTGACCTGAGCAAAGACGACGAGGAGGCCATCTGTGTGGCTTACCCACCAGGACCCATCCTGAGCTGTGACCCGACGCCACGGGGTGGGTTCTCACCTCTGTGCGAGGGAGAGCAGCTGGTGGTCGAGACCGACGACGAGGGTTGCAGTGTGAGCGCGGCAGGCTCCAGCAGGACGGAGCGAGGTGGCCTGGTGGCTGCGCTGGGTATGCTGGCGCTCCTCGGAACGGCGCGACGGCGGCGCGCCAGGACGCGATGAGCGGGGCGACGAACGGGGGGATTCCGCTGGAGATCTCGCCGCTGCTCGTCGAAGACGAGGGCGGCGTTCGCACCGTGGTCGAGCGCGCGATGCGAGCGCCACGGGTGGCCGTGGACGTGGAAGCGAACGGGTTGTTCGCGTACCGCTGCCAGCTCTGTACGGTGCAGCTCGCGTTCGAGGAAGATGGTGGGATCGTCACAGCCATCGTGGACGCGCTGCGCGTGCCACTCGCCGCGCTGGGGACGCTGCTGGGGCCGGAGGGGCCCGTGAAGGTGCTGCACGATCTGGCGTTCGATGCGCGGATGCTGTGCGAGGCAGGGGTGCCTCTGAGCAGGGCGCGCGATACGTCAGTGGCCGCGCTGTTCCTGGGCGCGAAAGCGACTGGGCTGGCGTCACTGCTCTCGAGCGAGCTGGGGATTCACATCGATAAGCAGTTACAGCACCACGACTGGGGGCTCAGGCCGCTGGGACCGACGCAGATCCGCTACCTGGCAGGGGATGTGATCCACCTGCTGGCGCTGGATACGTGTCTCCTGAAGCGTGCGGAGACGCTGGGGATCGCGGACGAGCTGGCCGAGGAGTGCGGCTACCGGCTGGAGGCTGCGCAGCGGCCACCGCGCGATTCACGGCCGTCATACGCGCGGGTGAAGGGGGTGGAGGCCCTGGATCCGGTAGGGCGAGCGATCCTGCGGCGCGCGCTGATGGTGCGCGAGGCCGCGGCCGAATCGGAAGACGTGCCGAATTTCAAGGTGGTCGGGTCCGAGGCGCTCCTCGCCCTGGCGCAACGCCGGCCTTCGTCACTGGAGACGCTCGGTGGCGTCCCAGCGCTCCTCACAGGGCGAGCCGCGCTCTGGTCCTCGGACTGGCTGCGGGCCGTCGCCGAGGGGATCGCGGACGGTGACGTGCCGGAGGAGGATCGGGCGCTGTTTGCACGACACGAGTCGGACGCCGAGGCGATGGCACGCTTCCGAGCCCAGGCCACGCAGCGACGAGCGCTCACGACGCGGATCGGCGCGTGGCGACGCGAAGAGGCGCGACGGCGAGGGGTCGACGAGCAGGTGGTGCTACCGGGACACTGCGTGCAGGATCTCGCGACGCTGGCCGTCCAGGGGGTGCCCGGGGAAGAGGCAGTATGTCAGGTGCGAGGCCTCGGCGCGCGGCGGCTGGAGCGCTACGGGGCGACGCTGGTGTCGCTGCTGGCAGAAGGACGGACGCGCTGATCCGGAGGGGTCGCCCCCGGGGACCCGACGCGGATCGAGACGCACCCCTGGGGTAGCCTGTGGGGTGAAGCCAGGAGCCGTCCGTCGGTCGAGGCCGGAGTTGCGCACGGAGCTGTCGACAGGCCGGCTCCGGGGTGGAATAGGTGCCGATCATGCAATCAGGATCCTTGGCTCGCGAGGCGCGCAAGCTGCCCCTGGGGCTTCGGTTCGCCTCGGTGGCCGTGCTCTCGCTCGCCAGCGCGCTGGGGGTGAGCGAGGCGACGGCGCAGATCCCATCCACTGCCGCCGCATCGACCTCACAGCCCGCCTTCGGGTCGGCCACCACGCCCCCTGCGCCGGTAGAGCCGGCCATCCCGGAGGCGCCCGACTCACCACGAGCGTCG is part of the Chondromyces crocatus genome and encodes:
- a CDS encoding matrixin family metalloprotease; the protein is MKSAEFRRAWVLGSALVALLASTRDASAYCRTSVCGDVENYYTGARCDPPMPDDCGTPIAWPEPCMGFSVQADASRQVSYEEAVNIFETAFDTWMNADCGDGLHPRLNVSNAGAVSCTEHEFNQGKGRGNANAILFRDDGWPHAGAAHTLALTLVTYSVGTARIYDADMEINTAIHTFSTGDDDVQYDLLSVVTHETGHFLGLSHSFSDVEATMVAQYPQGSIALRDLSKDDEEAICVAYPPGPILSCDPTPRGGFSPLCEGEQLVVETDDEGCSVSAAGSSRTERGGLVAALGMLALLGTARRRRARTR
- a CDS encoding ribonuclease D, producing the protein MSGATNGGIPLEISPLLVEDEGGVRTVVERAMRAPRVAVDVEANGLFAYRCQLCTVQLAFEEDGGIVTAIVDALRVPLAALGTLLGPEGPVKVLHDLAFDARMLCEAGVPLSRARDTSVAALFLGAKATGLASLLSSELGIHIDKQLQHHDWGLRPLGPTQIRYLAGDVIHLLALDTCLLKRAETLGIADELAEECGYRLEAAQRPPRDSRPSYARVKGVEALDPVGRAILRRALMVREAAAESEDVPNFKVVGSEALLALAQRRPSSLETLGGVPALLTGRAALWSSDWLRAVAEGIADGDVPEEDRALFARHESDAEAMARFRAQATQRRALTTRIGAWRREEARRRGVDEQVVLPGHCVQDLATLAVQGVPGEEAVCQVRGLGARRLERYGATLVSLLAEGRTR